ATTGATTAAAGGAATGCAGGGTTTATCCGGAACAAAAGAAAGCATGGTTATAACAAGGTATCGTTCAGGAAAATTGCTATGGGGCAGAGATAAGAGAAAGCTCTTAGTGAACATAAGCAAACTAATTAATTGATTAAAAAGGAGGCAGATATTAATGAAAACTACTACGAAGTCAAAATGTCGAAGGATTTCATCAAGAGTATTGTCAATATCGTTGGTATTGGCGCTTTTAATTATGTTTTTTCCCTTGAGCGCCATAGCTGGTGAAACATCAGAAAATCAGGATACGGTTATGGTTTTTATCCTCGATAACAATACATATACCGCAGATGGCGAACTTATAGTTATGGATGTCAGCCCTTCCATTATTGAAAGCCGGACTATGCTGCCAATCAGATATGCCGCGACCCCATTAGGCGCTGATGTTTCCTGGGATAATGAAACAAAAAAAGTAACAGTGTCATTAGGTGAAACGAAAATGGAACTATGGATTGGACAAAACAATGCATTGGTCAATGGCAGCACAGTTCCCATAGATCCTGACAATGTCAATGTAAAACCACTCATAATAAACGGGCGGACCATGCTACCCCTCCGTTTTGTTACCGAAGCTCTGGGCTGTGACGTCCAATGGGACGCAGTCGCCAGAAAAATAACCATAACAAAAACAGGCTCATCAGGTGGAGCAATTATTAAGCCTGATCTTCCGCCGATATCGAAAGATATAGTGAAACTCCCGTCAGTTACGAAAGAAACACCCGCTCAGCTTAGTAAGCTTACTTCAGTGGATATAAGTAAACTCAAAAATGTCTGGGGAATTGATTCTGCCGGAAAAGCTTATAAAGTAACGATGAGTGAAGCAGATATTCCTGTAGTCATGCGGGTGGGCAGAGGATATGATGTGTTTGGCAAATACGCATCTGTGGATTCGTTAAAGCAACCGGTTTTAGATACTGAAAAGCTCATCCAAGAACCAAAAAATGGAACGGATCCGTTTTGATCAGGGCGAAAACAGCCAAAACGTCAGAGAATCCATCAGGTCATACAGTAACAGCATGTCAACAAAAATAAGCGCGTCGGGCAGCTATTATTGCTTTGGCGGTTCGGTTAAAACTAATTTTGATTCGACACGCACACAGGAACTGAACAACTATTTTTCCACCTATAACTATATCGTTAAGAAGTACGGCGTATATGTCAGCGGAGCGGCCGACTTAAAAGACTACCTCACC
The sequence above is drawn from the Dehalobacter sp. genome and encodes:
- a CDS encoding copper amine oxidase N-terminal domain-containing protein, with amino-acid sequence MKTTTKSKCRRISSRVLSISLVLALLIMFFPLSAIAGETSENQDTVMVFILDNNTYTADGELIVMDVSPSIIESRTMLPIRYAATPLGADVSWDNETKKVTVSLGETKMELWIGQNNALVNGSTVPIDPDNVNVKPLIINGRTMLPLRFVTEALGCDVQWDAVARKITITKTGSSGGAIIKPDLPPISKDIVKLPSVTKETPAQLSKLTSVDISKLKNVWGIDSAGKAYKVTMSEADIPVVMRVGRGYDVFGKYASVDSLKQPVLDTEKLIQEPKNGTDPF